The proteins below come from a single Tissierella sp. MB52-C2 genomic window:
- a CDS encoding MoxR family ATPase, with protein MNLQRFVDFKEKIVNNVSKVIIGKENEIMLIIVSFLSGGHVLLEDIPGMGKTMMIKAFSRTLDLPFKRIQFTPDLLPSDITGINFYNQKTGDFQFREGPLFSNIVLIDEINRATPRTQSSLLEAMEEKQITADGETRKLHMPFMVLATQNPVESYGTFPLPEAQLDRFFMRIKLGYPTKEEEKIIIKKNIGNPLENIKAIVNYEELDYLLLQVSKVSIHEEVMDYLVNIVSQTRNKDGIELGVSPRGSIALFKASQAYAAISGRDYITPEDIKMMAPYILNHRIIARGVNSIEDSLQLIKGIVEETEVPLENI; from the coding sequence ATGAACTTACAAAGATTTGTTGATTTTAAAGAAAAAATAGTAAACAATGTGTCAAAGGTAATAATCGGCAAAGAAAATGAAATAATGCTTATTATAGTATCTTTTCTTTCAGGGGGACATGTTCTTTTGGAGGATATACCGGGTATGGGGAAGACTATGATGATAAAAGCCTTTTCAAGAACTTTAGACTTACCTTTTAAAAGAATTCAATTTACACCAGATTTATTGCCATCAGATATTACAGGAATTAACTTTTATAACCAAAAAACTGGAGATTTTCAGTTTAGAGAAGGACCTTTATTTTCTAATATAGTACTTATAGATGAAATAAATAGAGCTACCCCCAGAACTCAATCATCTTTACTAGAAGCTATGGAGGAAAAACAAATAACAGCTGATGGGGAGACTAGAAAATTACATATGCCTTTTATGGTGTTGGCTACTCAAAATCCTGTGGAATCATATGGAACCTTTCCACTTCCAGAGGCACAACTAGATAGATTTTTTATGCGTATTAAACTAGGATACCCTACGAAAGAAGAAGAAAAAATTATAATCAAAAAAAACATAGGAAATCCTTTAGAAAACATAAAAGCAATAGTTAATTATGAAGAGTTAGATTATCTATTATTACAGGTATCTAAGGTATCAATTCATGAGGAGGTTATGGACTATTTAGTAAATATAGTTAGCCAAACTAGAAATAAAGATGGAATTGAATTGGGAGTAAGTCCAAGGGGATCAATAGCATTGTTTAAAGCTTCCCAAGCTTATGCAGCAATTAGTGGAAGAGACTATATAACACCTGAAGATATAAAGATGATGGCCCCATATATATTGAACCATAGGATAATTGCTCGTGGTGTAAATAGTATA